One stretch of Nocardia mangyaensis DNA includes these proteins:
- a CDS encoding pentapeptide repeat-containing protein yields the protein MRGADLTGAKLGDADLTGADLGGADLSGAYHDENTEWPKGFPIPAHPGDCADLCIRSLLGIPGRCACS from the coding sequence CTGCGCGGCGCGGACCTGACCGGCGCGAAACTTGGCGACGCGGACCTGACCGGCGCGGACCTGGGCGGCGCGGACCTGAGTGGCGCTTACCACGATGAGAACACTGAGTGGCCGAAGGGGTTTCCAATACCGGCCCACCCTGGAGACTGTGCTGACCTCTGCATCCGCAGCTTGCTCGGGATCCCGGGACGTTGCGCGTGTTCGTAA